A single Clostridium taeniosporum DNA region contains:
- a CDS encoding ABC transporter ATP-binding protein, giving the protein MIKLKHINKYYGDFHVTKDLNLHVKKGEIYGLIGKNGAGKTTIFKIILGLSDFSDGELSIKNSKNYSELLANRKKIGFFIGKNFFDYLDAKENLQYYRKLKGIKDKKEVERVLKIVGLNTTKAKYKSFSMGMKQRLGIANALLGNPEILILDEPTNGLDPQGIVDIRNLVKKLNHEYGMTIIVSSHILGELEHTANRFGIVHEGKVLREITLDDLKSESDTIEISVNDIDRAREILKSNNIEILAEKSSAKTLEDYYFELVGGKIK; this is encoded by the coding sequence ATGATTAAATTAAAACACATTAATAAATATTATGGTGATTTTCATGTTACAAAAGATTTAAACTTGCATGTAAAAAAAGGAGAGATATATGGTTTAATAGGAAAAAATGGTGCAGGTAAGACAACTATTTTTAAAATAATCCTTGGTTTATCAGATTTTTCAGATGGAGAGTTGTCTATCAAAAACAGTAAGAATTATTCTGAACTGCTAGCTAATAGAAAAAAAATAGGGTTTTTTATAGGCAAAAACTTTTTTGACTATCTTGATGCAAAAGAAAATTTACAATATTATCGTAAATTAAAAGGTATTAAGGATAAGAAAGAAGTAGAACGAGTCCTAAAAATAGTTGGATTGAATACCACTAAAGCAAAATACAAATCTTTTTCAATGGGAATGAAACAACGATTAGGAATTGCAAATGCATTACTTGGAAATCCAGAAATTCTTATATTAGATGAACCCACAAATGGACTTGATCCTCAAGGGATTGTAGATATTAGAAATCTGGTAAAAAAACTAAATCATGAATATGGAATGACAATTATTGTTTCTTCACATATATTAGGTGAACTTGAGCATACTGCAAATAGATTTGGTATTGTGCATGAAGGAAAAGTATTACGTGAAATTACTCTAGATGATTTGAAAAGTGAATCAGATACTATTGAAATAAGTGTAAATGACATAGATAGAGCTAGAGAAATTTTAAAGTCAAATAATATTGAAATTTTAGCAGAAAAATCTTCTGCTAAAACTTTAGAGGATTATTACTTTGAACTTGTGGGAGGGAAAATAAAATGA